The stretch of DNA CAGCACCATCATCTACGAGGACCCACAGCACCACCCGCTGCTACGCCTCTGCTGGAACAAGCAGGACCCCAACTACCTGGCCACTATGGCCATGGACGGCATGGAGGTGACGGCACAGACACGCCTGCAGCCCTGCAGAGTGCAGGCACTCACAGCTGCAGCCCTGCAGAGTGCTGGCGTTCAGAGCTGCAGCCCTGCAGAGTGCTGGTGTTCAGAGCTGCAGCCCTGCAGAGTGCTGGTGTTCAGAGCTGCAGCCCTGCAGAGTGCTGGCGTTCAGAGCTGCAGCCCTGCAGAGTGCTGGCGTTCAGAGCTGCAGCCCTGCAGAGTGCTGGCGCTCAGAGCTGCAGTCCTGCAGAGGGCTGGGGTTGCAGGAGCTCACAGCAGATGTGGTATGTTAGGGGTGGATGTGTGGAACTCAGTTTCCTTCTGTTTGCTGGTGGTGTGTTGCAGGTGGTGATTCTGGATGTGCGTGTGCCCTGCACCCCTGTGGCCCGCCTCAACAACCACCGCGCCTGCGTCAACGGCATTGCCTGGGCACCGCACTCCTCCTGCCACATCTGCACCGCAGGTAACTttaacaccccacacctccccacaccttaacaccccacacctccccacaccttaacaccccacacctccccacactttaacaccccacacctccccacaccttaacaccccacacctccccacaccttaacaccccacacctccccacaccttaacaccccacacctccccacaccttaacaccccacacctccccacaccttaACACCCCACACCTCAACACCCCACACTTCCCCACACCTCAACACCCCACACTTCCCCACACCTCAACACCCCACACTTCCCCACACCTCAACACCCCACACTTCCCCACACCTCAACACCCCACACTTCCCCACACCTCAACACCCCACACTTCCCCACACCTCAACACCCCACACTTCCCCACACCttaacaccccacacctccccacaccttaacaccccacccccccccccacaccttaacaccccacacctccccacaccttaACACCCCACACTTCCCCACACCttaacaccccacacctccccacacctccccacaccttaACACCCCACACTTCCCCACACCTTAACACCCCACACCttaacaccccacacctccccacaccttaacaccccacacctccccacaccccccccccacaccttaacaccccacacctccccacaccttaACACCCCACACACCTTAAAACcccacttacatttagtcatttagcagacttacttacagtaagtacagggacattcccccgaggcaagtagggtgaagtgccaaatgacacaacgtcatttggcacggccgggaatcgaactggcaaccttcagattactagcccgattccctaaccgctcagccacctgacttcccctCACCTTAGCACCCCACACCTTAACACACCTCACCAGGACTGCAATACATGTCCTTCATAGTGCACAaacactaacccccccccccccccccccccccccagcggaCGACCACCAGGCTCTGATCTGGGACATCCAGCAGATGCCCAGGGCCATCGAGGACCCCATCCTGGCGTACACAGCCGAGGGAGAGATCAACAACGTCCAGTGGGCCTCCACCCAGCCGGATTGGATCGCCATCTGCTACAACAACTGCCTGGAGATCCTGCGCGTGTGACGCCAGTCCTGAGGGGGGCCGGGCCTGGGCCGGGGCCTGACTCCCAACAGAGCCACAACGCTGGGGGGACCGCGGCCCTCTGAAGGACTCTTGTCTGCCCCCACCACACATGCAGTTggttgtgtatgtctgtgtatgcatgtgtgttaccTTTGGGGACAAGTGTGccctgtttgtgcgtgtgtgtgttacctctggTAACAagggtgtcctgtgtgtgtgtgtgccagttacCTCTAGGGGTGAGGATTTCATTGGCATGTCTTGGAGCCAGACCTCATCCATGAACTGTGTGTACAGTTGTCCAGTCTTGACGTGTCCCAGGATGACGACATGGATGTACACCAGAGcagaagtacacacacatggtggCTGTCTGGGGACTACCCCGGTAAGCAGGAACGCTGGGAACGTCTCCTGGTACAGGacgtggggcagggacagactCCCTGATGGACACACCGTGTTCTTAGGCCGAAACAGAACTTTCAGCATGTTGATAAGTTGATTGACGATTACGTTTTATCTGATGGAGTAGATTGTTATTTTAGTGTATGCAatgtattgttttattttttagcaGTGTGAACATTAGAATTATTCTTAATTCCCTTAAATTGATTGCGTAGTGTCAGTATATCATATGAATATTTCAACTGAACCAAATGTTGTAATCCAttgaattgtgttttttttatcataAAATATCATCTGGTCAATTGTGATATGAAAAACGTATTTATTTAAACAGTCTACTAAATAACTTACGGTTAGTGGTATATACATTAGACAGACatttgagaagaaaaaaaatagataCATTTTATTACTACAGAAAAAACTGTATAAACTCAATACAACTATTGTACAGTCAAGTAAAAAATTTGACCAAAGTCAGGTAGAGGTGTATGTCTTTAAGATGCAGAGCAAGATGCAGGCTGCTGTTTAAAAATGCTTCATATTCTGTTAGTACTCAACTGCTACTGAGGTATTAAATTGATTTTTGTAACCACTGAGAAACAGATGTTCACGTCCAGAGAGCTGTGTCAAACTCAGGCTGGTTGCTAGGCTGGTTGCTAGGCTGGTTGCTAGGCTGCCTCACCTGCAGGGGATGTAAAGTGAAAACTATAATACACAAGTCAAAACAACACAGTGAAAGACTGCAGCAAGACCAGTATCAGGTCCCcggtgtgagggctgtgcttggggcaggagggggagacgggtgtgagggctgtgcttggggcaggagggggagacggtgtgagggctgtgcttggggcaggagggggagacgggtgtgagggctgtgcttggggcaggagggggagacgggtgtgagggctgtgcttggggcaggagggggagacgggtgtgagggctgtgcttggggcaggagggggagacgggtgtgagggctgtgcttggggcaggagggggagacggtgtgagggctgtgcttggggcaggagggggagacggtgtgagggctgtgcttggggcaggagggggagacggtgtgagggctgtgcttggggcaggagggggagacggtgtgagggctgtgcttggggcaggagggggagacggtgtgagggctgtgcttggggcaggagggggagacggtgtgagggctgtgcttggggcaggagggggagacggtgtgagggctgtgcttggggcaggagggggagacgggtgtgagggctgtgcttggggcaggagggggagacgggtgtgagggctgtgcttggggcaggagggggagacggtgtgagggctgtgcttggggcaggagggggagacggtgtgagggctgtgcttggggcaggagggggagacggtgtgagggctgtgcttggggcaggagggggagacgggtgtgagggctgtgcttggggcaggagggggagacgggtgtgagggctgtgcttagggcaggagggggagacggtgtgagggctgtgcttggggcaggagggggagacggtgtgaaggctgtgcttggggcaggagggggagacggtgtgagggctgtgcttagggcaggagggggagacggtgtgagggctgtgcttggggcaggagggggagacggtgtgagggctgtgcttggggcaggagggggagacgggtgtgagggctgtgcttggggcaggagggggagacggtgtgagggctgtgcttggggcaggagggggagacggtgtgagggctgtgcttggggcaggagggggagacggtgtgagggctgtgcttggggcaggagggggagacggtgtgagggctgtgcttggggcaggagggggagacggtgtgagggctgtgcttggggcaggagggggagacggtgtgagggctgtgcttggggcaggagggggagacggtgtgagggctgtgcttggggcaggagggggagacggtgtgagggctgtgcttggggcaggagggggagacgggtgtgagggctgtgcttggggcaggagggggagacggtgtgagggctgtgcttggggcaggagggggagacggtgtgagggctgtgcttggggcaggagggggagacggtgtgagggctgtgcttggggcaggagggggagacggtgtgagggctgtgcttggggcaggagggggagacggtgtgagggctgtgcttggggcaggagggggagacggtgtgagggctgtgcttggggcaggagggggagacggtgtgagggctgtgcttggggcaggagggggagacgggtgtgagggctgtgcttggggcaggagggggagacgggtgtgagggctgtgcttggggcaggagggggagacggtgtgagggctgtgcttggggcaggagggggagacggtgtgagggctgtgcttggggcaggagggggagacgggtgtgagggctgtgcttggggcaggagggggagacgggtgtgagggctgtgcttagggcaggagggggagacggtgtgagggctgtgcttggggcaggagggggagacggtgtgagggctgtgcttggggcaggagggggagacggtgtgagggctgtgcttggggcaggagggggagacggtgtgagggctgtgcttggggctggagggggagacggtgtgAGGGCTTCATGTAAGAGGCAGCGCTGGGTCTGACATTTGTGTGTGGACGTCCTCTGGGCCGGGGAGATCCAGGCTCCCAGGCATGGAGGGGAATCGCAGGCTCCTGCTCAGCCCTGGAGGCCCCGTTAAAGAGGGCCGGACCGAGGCCTGGGCGCCTAGCAACGCTCTCCCCTCCGTCTCCGGGGTAACGGACATGGTGTCGTCCGAGGCCAGGGTGACGTGGATGCCGGAGGACAGGGATTCCTGggacctgacctctgacctcgcgTCTGCGGACGGCTGAAACACACAAGAGGAGGTTCAAAACCCTGCTGACCTCAAACTGATGCTGCAGAGCTGGTGTCTACGAGCCAAGCTGGTGTCTACGAGCTGAGCTCTGTCCCCACTGTCCCTGCCTCTTCACAAGGACCCAGAGCTGCTGAGCTTCCTGTACACTGTCAGTACAAGCTGCTGGATGACCAGGTGAGTGTACCTGTGTGGGGGGGCTGTCCAGggccggggggggtggggggtagaggCTATGAAGGCCCGGGGCTGCGGTGCTGTAGAGGCCGTCCGGGCTGCTGTAGGCAGGGGGGACCACCTGCccctgcagcagctgcaggaTCACGGTGATGTCAGCTGTCATGCGCGTCTCCAGCCTGCCCAGAGACCCACACATACAGCTCAACACGATGCTGCCCAGAGACCCACACATACAGCTCAACACGATGCTGCCCAGAGACCCACACATACAGCTCAACACGATGCTGCCCAGAGACCCACACATACAGCTCAACACGATGCTGCCCAGAGACCCACACATACAGCTCAACAGCTCAACAGGTTTGAATCCCATGTTACCTGTGGAGCTGTGACTGCAGCAGCTCCAGCCGTGTCTCAAGGTCGCTGAGGGGCGGGACCGGGGGCGGGaccgggggcgggggcggggccgggggTGGAGCCGTAGCGGCCCTGATGGAGGCAGAGCGCCAGCCGCGGGCGGGGTACTGGGGGGAGCCGGACGGCCAGTACCTGTACACCCCGGGCACGGCCTCGGGCACGGCCAGCAGAGAGGCTGCAGGCCCAGGCCCCAACACCATCAGAATTTGTTACATTCAATGGGAAGAAAACTTTTTGTTTTCAGGATACATAAACTACTTTGTAACATAGGAATGCCTATAGTATCATTGTCGATGAATAGGAATTATGTAATTCAATTGCATTATATTACATTAGATCGATGTTAACAACTACTTTCACCTGGAAAGCCCTACCTAccccataccaagtttcactAGTAATAATTAGTGCCTACAATGTTgttactagggagtcaggtggctgagcggatagggaatcgggctagtaatctgaaggttgccagttcgattcccggccgtgccacgctaaatgacgttgtgtccttgggcaaggcacttcaccctacttgcctcggggggaatgtccctgtacttactgtaagttgctctggataagagcgtctgtacACTGTAGTTACTCAGGAGAAGAGCTGCCAAGTACCTGGCAGGGTCCGGTCCATGGAGCACTCTTGTGGTCCGGAGACGCCACTAGGGGGCAACAGCCGCACCCCAGGGGTGGTGTagtccagcccctcctcccctctgccccgggAAGGGCGGGGCTTGTCACTggtgtgggaggaggaagaggaggagccacaGCTGCAGAGCTCCTCCCACGAGCTCGGGGGGGCGGGGCCATGCCGGCAGGGGTACGGCTCGTCCTGGTCCATCCCGTCTAACCAAGAAGCACACCAACGTTACTATTATCAATATACACAGGTGTACTATAATACATATTATTACTACTATATATTATTACTACTATTCACTTTACTATTATCACTATCATTACTAATATTATTACTACTATTGTCATTTTATATATCAAATATACTGTGTGTACATAGAGTTTTTCATTCAATGAACCCTGGTCCTAATAGGTCACAGTAATGAATTGTTTCTCTTGTAAAGTAATGATCAAGTCAGTCCTTGGTTGAGTCAATAACAGGTTGAATCAGTCCCAGTTTGAATCAGTCCAAGGATGAATCAGTCCCAGTTTGAATCAGTCCTAGGATGAATCAGTTGTAGGTTGAGTCAGATGCAGGGCTGGGTGACTGACCGGGTCTGTTCCTGCAGTCCAGGGAGTGCCCTCTGTGTCTGGAGCGGCAGACACACTCGTCTCCTGAGTCTGCCAGCGAGGTCAGGGGTGGAGGCTGCTcatcctggagacacacacacacacactgcgtatGGAGACAGATGGATTTCTACTATACACCCAGTCATAATTATGAATTATGaatatttcctcttttttttgttcttttttttcttatatttccttattttccaaaaatgtaatattatCATTTAATAatccaatacattttatataaaaacatCTGTAAAAAAGTGAGTGTATCTGGTGTGTTGGTCCCTTACGTCTCGCAGGTGGAAGGTGATCTCCAGGTTCCTCCAGAAGGAGTGGGCAAAGCTGGGGAACATGTCCAGCACCTCCAGGAGGTCGTCCCGCTGGATGCGCTGGAGGTCACAGTAGGTCAGGGCACGCACGTCTGCATTGGACTTTCCCGGCTCCGAGTACAGGGCCTCCCCGAAAATGTCGTTCTTctctagagagagacagagagaggtgagagagaggtgagagagagagatggtagacaaagagataggagagaggacagagagaggagagagagagacagatgagagacagagagatgttggGAGGGTGTTATTGTGATATAAGCCCCCTGGTGCAGAGGGGACGTGAGAGCTGGAAGAAAAAAGGACTTCATGCAAGTGTATGGGTCATAGtgtagaggtcagaggtcacagtgTTTACCCAGTATGGCCACCACCACGTCGTCGCGGGTGATCTGGATGGAACCCCTGGACAGGAAGTAGATGGCGGTGAGGACGTCTCCGTAGTGGACGAGCGTGTCGGCTGGCGGGGCGTGCACGGTCTTGAAGCGCATGGCGAGGGCGCGGAGGCATGCCTGGTTGCCCCCCTGGAACGCCTTGCAGTTCTGCAGCAGGCTGCGGTTCAGGTGCAGGCAGATGTCTGCTTGCAGACACTCCGGGAAGCCCTTCAGCACCTTGACAGAGGGAGTCAACacggagagcagagcagatgtGACTCGGTCAcccgggtggagatggaggggacatGTCCCTCAACCACGGGGTTtgtatcattgatgagtacttgaggactcaaaaaaaaacatctaaaaggtcAAAAAGATATTTTGCCCAAAAAACTTtctaaaaggttgaaaaaatatgtttctttactttaacttgaatgaaatagtcagtacttcaacttttagtctttttaaacatatttacttctacttgagtgaaggatgtgtgtacttttgccatctgtgATCAGGACATACTGAGCCCTCGAGGAAGACGAGTAAAAACTCCAGAAAGAGACAAAGTTACTGTAACAGTGCTGCAGGATTACATCAACAGCTCATCCCACTGCCCATCCAACCCATCACAACACACAACCCAGGGCATGATGTCACTGAGCCAATTTACTGCGTTCATGTCGATGCCGTTGGTGTAGGACCAGGCGTGCTGGAAGTACTCCTCCAGGCGCTGGCGGAGGGGGTTGGGGATCTGGTGGAAGCGGATGAACTCCTTCACCCGCAGTATCTGGGTGTGGTAGCGCGTGGTGCCCGAGTACAGGCGCTGGATGATGGCCGACACGTTCCCAAAGATGCTGGCGTACATGAgggctggaggtcagaggttaaaggtcagaCAGATGACTCAGTAcatgagggctggaggaggtcagaggttaaaggtcagaCAGATGACTCAGTACATGAgggctggaggtcagaggttaaaggtcagaCAGATGACTCAGTAcatgagggctggaggaggtcagaggttaaaggtcagaCAGATGACTCAGTACATGAGGGCTGGCGGAGGtcagaggttaaaggtcagaCAGATGACTCAGTACATGAGGGCTGCGTGACAGAGGGACGGGGGGCGCAGGAGCCAGAGGCTCAGTTATGTGATGTGTAGATTATTGCAATGTGAGGGTGAATTGCAACCGCAGGGCTTCACGCAGAAattgtgttagttaaggtggtagggtgaggTTTgccatgtggggggggggcatattagttctgcagagaagggagactggcgttggtcatggtttggaatgaaagggagaaaacaggacagagtaacacggcgGATATGGCTCCATATTAATTTTTTGGACAACCTAGTCAAGgcagcaggcgtgtgttgcttaggcggccgcctta from Osmerus eperlanus chromosome 12, fOsmEpe2.1, whole genome shotgun sequence encodes:
- the kcnh6b gene encoding potassium voltage-gated channel subfamily H member 6; amino-acid sequence: MRADWGGERGESHLNSNLLVPDQLSSTSDADAMKGGSPGHLGAPRFSPERLAPPALRAELLGPSKVKDRTQHVTDKVTQVLSLESDVLPEYKLQPLDTSRWTLLHYSPFKAMWDWLILLLVLHTAVFTPYSAAFLLDEHRDVRRRSCGYTCNPLNLVDLLVDILFIVDIGINFRTTYVNHNDEVVTRPGRIALHYIKGWFPIDLMAAVPFDLLILGSGSDEMATLIGLLKTARLLRLVRVARKLDRYSEYGAAVLFLLMCTFVLIAHWLACIWYAIGFVERPYTETGWLDNLAEQLGKHYNDSDATSGPSIKDKYVTALYFTFSSLTSVGFGNVSPNTNSEKLFSICVMVIGSLMYASIFGNVSAIIQRLYSGTTRYHTQILRVKEFIRFHQIPNPLRQRLEEYFQHAWSYTNGIDMNAVLKGFPECLQADICLHLNRSLLQNCKAFQGGNQACLRALAMRFKTVHAPPADTLVHYGDVLTAIYFLSRGSIQITRDDVVVAILEKNDIFGEALYSEPGKSNADVRALTYCDLQRIQRDDLLEVLDMFPSFAHSFWRNLEITFHLRDDEQPPPLTSLADSGDECVCRSRHRGHSLDCRNRPDGMDQDEPYPCRHGPAPPSSWEELCSCGSSSSSSHTSDKPRPSRGRGEEGLDYTTPGVRLLPPSGVSGPQECSMDRTLPASLLAVPEAVPGVYRYWPSGSPQYPARGWRSASIRAATAPPPAPPPPPVPPPVPPLSDLETRLELLQSQLHSIVLSCMCGSLGSIVLSCMCGSLGSIVLSCMCGSLGRLETRMTADITVILQLLQGQVVPPAYSSPDGLYSTAAPGLHSLYPPPPPALDSPPTQPSADARSEVRSQESLSSGIHVTLASDDTMSVTPETEGRALLGAQASVRPSLTGPPGLSRSLRFPSMPGSLDLPGPEDVHTQMSDPALPLT